The following is a genomic window from Thalassophryne amazonica chromosome 14, fThaAma1.1, whole genome shotgun sequence.
ctcaggtgtctcctgtttccactgatcaaccttgagatgtttctacagcttaaatggagtccacctggggtaaattcagttgattggacatgatttggaaagacacacacctgtctacatataaggtcccacagttgacagtcagagcacaaaccaagcatgaagtcaaaggaattgtctgtagacctctgagacaggattgtctcaaggcacaaatctagggaagggtacagaaacatttctgctgctttgaaggtcccagtgagcacagtggcctccatcatctgtaaatggaagaagatcagatccaccaggactcttcctagagctggccacccatctaaactgagtgatcaggggagaaggaccttagtcagggaggtgaccaagaacccaatgattactctgtcagagctccagcattcctctatggagagaggagaaccttccagaaggataaccatctctgcagcaatccaccaatcaggcctgtatggcaggtgtccagacagaagccactccttagtaaaaggcaacatgacagcccacctggactttgacaaaaggcacctgaaggactctcagaacaggagaaacaatattctctggtctgatgagacaaagattgaactctttggcttcatgtttggaggaaaccagacaccatccctacagtgaagcatggtggtggcagcatcatgctgtctcagcagcaggaactgggagactagtcaggattgagggaaagatgaatgcagcaatgtacagagacatcctggatgaaaacctgctccagagtgctcttgacctcagattggggtgacggttcatctttcagcaggacaatgatcctaagcacacagccaagatatcaaaggagtgtcttcaggacaactctgtgaatgtccttcagtggcccagccagagcccagacctgaatccgactgaacatctctggagagatctgaaaatgtctgtgcactgaggctccacatccaatctgatggagcttaagaggtgctgcaaagaggaatgaaccaaactgcccaaagataggtgcaccaagcttgtcgcatcatattcaagaagacttgaggctggaattgctgccaaaggtgcatcaacaaagtattgaacaaaggctgtgaatagttatggacatgagatttcttagttttttatttttttaataaatttgcaaaaatttgaaaAACTTTTTCAAGAttattattatggggtgttgtgattagaagtttgaaggaaaaaatgaatttattccattttggaataaggctgtaacataacaaaatgtgtaaaagtaaagtgctgtgaatactttgtggatacaCTGTATATCAGTGAAGAGTCGCCCTTTCTAGTGGTGTTAATCATTTTATAGGGGTCCTGATCACAGGTGAGCAGTATGCATTTGAATattgtattgagcaaaggctgtgaatacttatgcatgtgtgatttcttagttttttatttttaataaatctgcaaaaattaaaaaattattttcatgttgtcaggagaattttgagggaaaaatgaatttactccatttttgaataaggctgtaacataacaaaatgtgaaaaaagtgaagtgctgtgaatactttccgaatgcaccgTATATACTGAAAAATTCCACATTTGTAATACTAATTGTATTACAAATACAATTACATAATTACAATAATTACAATTATTACaaatacaattattattattactaattaataattattattactaattAATAATTATTACTAATTGTAATAATAATTAGAATACCTAATTATATGTgactgtaggacctttgtggctgggatggcagtgggatcgaaccccagactgctcgcactaaagaccagaactctacctggtcagccaaaggggaattccccattaagctgggcagacactgtacaatattttcaatcattgtactctaactgtgcgacaaaaccgcaggtgaaagttcagagcacacgattaaTGTTCTCATactatacggcccgatgctctgatgcgatctgactgctcacattgtacattcaaaaaccacacgtcggactcgtgtttccggaagcaaaacataaacagaagcctttttttctttttttttcaaactttatttacatttcttatttttacaaaaaaaaaaaaaaaaaacttgaataaataaatacaagactttaaatgagttgaagaataatggggaaaaagaaacagaagctggggGGGAACTCTGCTTGTCACCTTTCCCCACATTGGATTTCTGTCCTATTTCCTGTCTAACTGTTTGTAACAATGTGTCATGTAATAAGTTGAAAAAATATTCTACCCTTACAAGAGGACATGACCTCACCTCCCAGCAAAGCCTGAGACATCATCATAGCTGTCATACACCTCCAGGTAGTCTGCAAGACAAGCAGGGTCATCCTCCACATCAAAGTCCATAAAGTGCAGACGGATCTTCTGGCCAAGGCGCACCCTGATGTGCCAGTAGCAGATCTGTTGATCCTGGTATTCATCAGGGAATCCGGGAGAGTGAATGATTCTCTGCTCTTCAGTCAGCACGCCACCACACTCCTTAGCTGTGGGTCACATTCATGATATCAAAGGGTTATTTTGGTACTGCTTTTATTAGTCAGGTTGAACACAAACTCCAACCTCCTGTCTTCTGACTTAAGGCAAATGCAGAAGGggaaaatcttgcagttccttgaatgaccacttgaggctggctccaaaagtgagtcacttcCCATAGAAGTCCatcttaaaatgtccaactttccaGCACAAATAAAGAGTTCAGTTCAAATGCTGGTAGGTATCAGGTTGGCTGTTCTGTAAGTTGATGACGCCTTGGCTGAATGATCTTTTTCTGAGGTCAGGTTGCACTGGTTCTTGTGCAACTTCGAAAGCTAGTTATGAGTATCATAAAAAGGTTTACAACCTGGTAGTAAAAACACAACGGGTCAAAGCACAGTTAGAGCTTTACATGTGCAAGGGCAtgtggtcatctccctagggaggactTCAGGCATGGCCACTTGGGAGAAGGTCTCTGGGAAGACACCGGACACACcggagggattatattttccagctggcttgggaatgcctcgggatccccaggGAGGGGTTACAGGGCTTGGCCAAGGGTGGGGAAGTGCAGTTTGAGCTGTTTGGGCTACTGCTACCAAGACCCTGGccaggataagtggcagaaaagtaATGAATAAATGTGCAGCAACAACACAAACGTGCAGTAGCTGGAGGATGtggacacccccccacccccgtgcTGTAATTTAAATCTAACACAAAAGACTTTAAAGAAGCTTAAAGATGTAAAGCAGAAACTTTGTGGAAGACAGACTCACACTTTGGGTTATAGCAGTACACGTCCCATCTCTCACTTTTGTTAAGCCTGTAGCCATAGTCAATGATGCCCACCTTCCCAAGGCCACAGTTGGCACCGGATTTGACGATGGGATAGCCAACACGTCCCTGGTCAAACCAGCCAGCAGAACACACATGGAACCCTGAAACGGGCAGATCCTCTCATTAGGAAAGGTCATAAAACCGGTTTCCTAACTCCTCCACCAAAATGACAAAGAAAGAGGCCTAacttggtgggaccagggcttcacacatgcacacacacacacacacacacacacacacacacacacacacacacacacacacacacacacacacacacacacacacacacagtgtttctGAGCTGCATGTACTTCACTCATTAAATTCACTTTCATCGTGACAAAGTGAGTTTCTAATCATCTTTTCATTGGTTTTATCATTTCTAAATAGAGACTTATTTGGCGATGTCCTCTACGTGGTGCACAACACAAGTACCACTGCCCTGTTCAACCCGATGCACTTGTCATTTTGTAAAAGTACTTGGTCTCATCTGTGCGTTAGTGGGCGTGTTGGTTTGAAACTGAGGCATAGCTATTCACAgtgtttggtgcattataaggAGGCAGCAGAAAAATAACACACCAaagaccaccaaaaacctggtcCAAAGTCCAGTGCAGAGCACATTCATGCTCCTCCTCTTCACTCATCAATCTACAAAGAAACAATTTCAAAACAAAAGCAACAATTCGTGTAAAACTACAAAGCTTCATAAGTCTGGTTATTTCTCCATGAACTTTGGCAGTTTGACACAAATGCTGTTGGTGGTGGTTTATCAGTTCATCAGGACAGGATGGACTTAAAACCTTTTTTTGCTTTGTTACACCAAGATCATGTCATGATGCTTCCTCCACCTCTACATGTCTACCACCTTTGGCAGTGAGGGCTCTCACTGACTCTGCTCCTGGTGACAATGTAACCCAGTGCAGTGCAGGTGGGTGGCACGAAACCGGCTCATCCACTGGCATGTACACTGGTGAGGAGGATGCATGATGCCCATCAGGATGAAAAACAAGTCCTGTCAAAGGACAAATGAGCTGCTTGTGAGCCACCAGTCATCACTCCTAACCGGTCTCCATGCAACATGAAGTTGCATCAACATGTAGATCAATGTCTGATGTATGATCAGACattgatctacatgttgatttggcacaagttttacatcagatgtcttctgatgcaacttcacatttcATGGAGACCAGTTAGGGGTGATGGCTGCTGACTCACAAGCATAGTTCTAATCCAActgcattttttccacaaatctgattggttaatcgtgtgagatttcagaccgtataatatcgaggtaacggtggcaaaatattcgacaatTTCAAATATCCTTTGTCAAATATCCTTCCTGTCCAACCCGCAACTACACATGCATGCGCAGTATTATCGGGTTGCGGAACAGTCGATTTATGCGACAAGACACgcaatttgacagaacactggctgcgcATGCTCCTAGCtattagcactgttagctgaCAGCGAGAGCAAGTTACGTACGGACgccgccaaaatgggtgaatttaagttaccatacaaaagtattgatgtggattctgatacagaattacagtttcacatttgatgtattagaaggattttcacatttgatggattactttgcgccctgaccgctgttggagcaacACTCCCTCGGCTCGACAAATtaactacagaaaaataaactgtgcaaatgatggaattgaattagaatgggaataaccccttgtgtctgatgatttgcgaatgttcatgctgttatacggtcgcaaatagccgtAAAGCTCTATTtacaaccgtataaccagcatgaacatccacaaatcagcAGACACAACagttattctctctctctctctctctctctctctctctctctctctctctctctctctctctctctctctctatatatatatatatatatatatatatatatatatagacctcgtatatatacatacatatacgaggtctgttagaaaggtatcggacctttttatttttttgcaaaaacctgatggatttgaatcacgtgtgcttgcatgagccaaccttgaaccttcgtgcgcatgcatgaattttttcacgcctgttgattgcgtcagttgctggcaagcaacatttgaggttgtgtgtagtgctctcgacagattttcattgcaaggaaaatggcggaatgactggagcagcgcaactgcatcaaattttgccagaaactgggcgacagccaggtagaaaccattcggaagattcagacagctttcggtgacgatcctctgggcatcacacagattaaggagcggtacaaccggtttaaagacgtccgcacaacggtggagagcgagcctcgctccggtcggccatcaacatgctgaaatgaccagatcatttccaaagtgaacgctgtggtgatgtgggactgtcgtgtgactatccgagaaattgcggaagaggtggacatcagcactttttcggcacattccactgtgacagaagatttggccatgaaaagagttgcagcgaaattcatgccgaagccgCTAAcagtggagcaaaagcaccttcgtgttgaagtctcacaggacatgctggactctgaaaaatgatgcccacctcttccacaatttctcggatagtcacatgactgaaaaaccacagaaagccgtctgaatcttccgaatggtttccacctggctgtcgcccagtttctggcaaaatttgatgcagtcgcgctgctccagttgttccaccatttccttgcaaagaaaaaacgagagactccacccatcctcacacaaatgctgcttgccaacaACTGACGCAattgacgggcgtgaaaaaattcacgcatgcgcacgaagagtCAAGTttgactcatgcaagcacacgtgattcaa
Proteins encoded in this region:
- the tnfaip6 gene encoding tumor necrosis factor-inducible gene 6 protein, whose amino-acid sequence is MQLLALLCTVGLLLEEVHTWGFRNGIFHNSIWLEQAAGVYHRESRKGRYQLTYKAAKAVCKYEGGHLATYEQLEAARKIGFHVCSAGWFDQGRVGYPIVKSGANCGLGKVGIIDYGYRLNKSERWDVYCYNPKSKECGGVLTEEQRIIHSPGFPDEYQDQQICYWHIRVRLGQKIRLHFMDFDVEDDPACLADYLEVYDSYDDVSGFAGRFCGDSLPDDIISTGNVMTLKFLSDASVTAGGFELQYSVFN